In Setaria italica strain Yugu1 chromosome I, Setaria_italica_v2.0, whole genome shotgun sequence, the genomic window ACCCATTACTTAAAATGTTGTTTAGAGGATGTTTGGGAGAcgggggttaaactttagctcttgtcacatcggatgtttgaacactaattaggagtataggcttaatagattcgtctcgtgatttagcctaggattctgctattagttttgtaattagcctatatttaattcttctaattagtatccgaatatccgaggtaacaggactaaagtttagccctggtATCAAACGTCCTTTGAACTATCCATTGCGCAAAATGTCATTTTCTTGGGGAGGAGAGAATTTTTCCAAACACGTCGATTTCCTAAAATTCTTGGGGTTTGAATTCGGCCACACACCACACTTGTTACTCCCTGGATCAAGCCGTTGGACGGAGGCTCAGAGCCCCTTCAATCCCGATCCGCGATGATAACCCACCGTCCCTCCGCGATGATAACCAACCATCCCCACGCGCGCCGGCttctccctccgcctccgcgatGATAACCCACCATCCCTCCCTGCTCCGGCCACCCATCCTCACCTCCCGTGTCGGGGTCCTCGGCCGGCGCCTAACACCCCACGCCTTCCtctccgccaccgtcgcctcGGCTCGGCCTTCTACGCCGCCCCTCCGCCTGCGGCCTGTGCGCGCCGCAGCCTTTGGAGCCTCGCAGGTAACCCAAACCGAAACCCCCCGCGCCTCGGGTTCTCTGCTACTCCTCGGGGCCATGCTTCGATTGGGTTGTAAATGCCTACTTTCTTCGCAGGTTGGTGGCGATGGAGGCAAAGGCGCGGTGCCGCCTCCCGCGCTGGGGGCCGTGCTGCTCGGCTTCGCGCGTAGCAACTTCCTCCCCCTTGGTGAGTTCTCGCTTCTTCGCGATCCCAGCTGTTGCTTAACGATGGGCAGTTTTGGACTGCGCTTTGCGTATGTGTATACAATGAGATGCCTGTCTTAGGTGTCCAGTTTTGAGACTCCAGTACTTCACGACTCAATTTAGGTACAATTGACAATAAGTCAATACAATTAACTAACTCCAACTCGCAATTCGCAAATAGCTTTGCGAGCATATCATCCTGAAATTTTACTACAAAATAGAAACATAGAGCACGAGCGATACACAGGTTTGTTAATCAAATGCAGAAAGTTTTGGAGTAAATCGAGTACATTCTGCTGTTTAAACATAATAAAGTGGCTGTATATGGATTTTTTCTATAATTCGGTTGCATGATGTTGCTGTATAGGTGACAAAAGCATGCTAATGTCTCTGCTCTTGAGCTTACGTGGTCTGATTTGTGTCTTTCTCATTGCTAAGCTCTCGTTGCTGGGGTCATATTGGGTCTCCTAAATCCTACTCTTGGATGCCTTGCTCACAAATGCTCCCTGTCGAAGTACAGCACCTTTGGGATATTCTTGATCTCAGGTTCTGTTTCTTAACCTATTTGTGTGAATCCTTGTGCTAAACTGCTAATAGTTCTGTATGTTAATAGCTTCCTCTTGGTTATATAGGACTGACCCTGCGAACCGAGGAGCTTGGTGCAGCATTAGAAGCTTGGCCTGCTGGACTATATGGAATAGTATGATCTCATGTTTATTCTGTGTTTGTCGGAGTTGATCTCATGTTTATTCTGTGTTTGTCGGAGTTGATCTCATGTTTATATATGTTCTAGCTGCATATCTTTGTAATAATAAGAAGAAAGAAATGGCTAGATACCCTTACAAACACATCCCCCACATACCAAGAGTTTACTAAATTATATTCACGCCCGTGATTATATATCAAAGAAACGTCCTCAACCTAGACATCTAACCTCCCATTGGCACTAGAACAGTCAGGAAGGGAAGACCCTGAGCCCCAGCCATACACCACCGCTGCAGTTCCTCAGTAACCAACAGCAACACTCCAGCAACACTTAGAGTAGCACCGTCAAATGGGTTCTAATATTATTATGTGGCAACAAAACTGTAAATATGTTTAAAAAAGGGTTCTTACCCCCCAACATTAGGAACCAAGATATAGTTCCATATGAATTTCATGCCATTGATTGTTGTTCGAGATGCCAGATCCCATACTTCTATTGGGCATTCGAGCACCCTCAATAAGTTTGCTAATTTCTTCTGTTATTGTATATAATTGCAGGGCTCTATTTTGCTGATTACACCATTTCTTGCTCAGTTTATTATGCAAGTTCAGCTCTTACCTCGTGAATTTATCACCGGTAAATAGGTTCAAGTACATGTCTAATTTTCTTAATGGATTTTCTGTTCTCATGTATTTACATCCTTTGTGCTCCTTACAGCTTGTATGTTTGAAATTAACAATTTTTTTGCTAGGTATGTTTAATTTTAACTAATTAACAATAACAATGCATCTTGCAGGGTTAGCTATGTTTTGCTGCATGCCAACAACATTATCAAGTGGAGTCACACTAACACAGGTACTACTTGTTTACATTTATCTACTAACATCTAATACTGCACATACTTCTCATATAGCTGGACTAGCATTACAatctaataatttttttttagtaCTGCGCAGATTGTTGGCGGTAACTCTGCACTTGCTCTTGCAATGACAGTTGTATCCAATTTACTTGGCATTATCActgtaagaaaagttttcctaTAATTTTTTCTTGATGGTCAAATGGCATGAGTGATTGGGCTAACCAACCTTATACGAAATACAAGCTTAGCTTGGTTTCTTCCAAAGTCACTGAATGTAAAATGCAGATGGATACATATCAAGATATTACTTTTCTTAGCGGAATGTGATAGAAATTGTGTGGTTCTTTACTTCTTTTATATGCATGTAAAGTGAATATAAATGGACATGATACTATGATAGTTACTAATATAATCTACCAGTCTTAAAATGTGTGAACAAACTGGTAAACTAAAATGCACATTAGAAAATGCAATGAACCTCTTCAGTTAATCTTGGGATGGACTGTTCCTGGTGCTTAGTTGTATTCATCTGAGTTTAGACTGGTTAGTATCATTAGCCCTCCTCATTTCTGCGGTAGTCAAATAATGTTAATAAGTCAACCCTGAATCCACGACCAAGATTAAATGCCTAAGATAATGAGCCACCTATATTTCTATGTAGTATGTACAGTAACTTTTTGAAAGGCGAAAACTGTTCCTATTATGTGCAATCTGGTGATTCTTCTTCATGATCATGGAATTAGGTACCTCTTTCTCTAGCAAAGTTCATTGGCGCTGGAGCTGGGTTGTCTTTGCCTACTGAGCAACTATTCAGAAGTCTGGTCACCCGCCTTCTAATCCCTCTGATTATAGGCAAGGTATGTGGTTATTTATATCTTTGTACTCCACACATACCTAACTGATTCATATCAATACGATAGGATTGCACCCATTAATATTTAGACCTCCTTTCAGTTTAATATTTTCAAGTGAAAACCGACAGGGCTCATTCTGAGTCTCATGTAACTTCCTTTCATGATGAATTATCTGGTAAACAGGATTTGTTTGGTATAAGTTTAGGAGCACATTTTTTATGAGGTCTGCATCTTCTTTTAGTAGAATGTGTATCAATCATGAGTCATCTGACTTGAATATGCAAAGCATAACCAGAACGGCCTTTCAGATTCGAACTGGCCTTTTAGATTTTAACTCTGTATTTTAGGTTCTTTATCATGGGTTTCTTTTTTACTTTCCTCTCTGTTTTGCAAACGAGAAATGATTAAATTTACCATGTCTTCCTATGTTTTTGTTAATACTATAGTGCAAGCCTAAAATAACTGGAGCATCCTGGAGACACTTATGATGGTTTGTTCTTTGTCAGGTTGCTCGAGAAACCGTAAAAGGTGTGCAGACTTTAATATCTTCCTTTATTTGACAGTCACTCCAGGTTATGAATGTTAATTCACAATTTTAATTTTTGTATCCCTTTATGTAGGTATTGCTGATTTTGTTGATAGAAATAAACAAGGCTTTTCTGTTGCAAGTGCTGTTCTTCTCAGCCTAGTATGTATCAAATTCTTAAATATTTGGCAAGTACATTTGATTATCTTATTGAGCTGCTCTGTCCTGTACAAATAGGTAAAACACTGCTTGTAGTAATAGTAACTTTGAActtacagaaaaaaaaaatgttgatataTGCATTGGTTGATTCAGGTGCTGCATTCATTATGCTGCTTCAGTAGAAAATGTTGGTTGTAGTCAGGCTAATTCATAATGAGTGAAAACTATTTCCTTTTGGATGTATCAGTAAGATCTGGATCCCTTGATTAGTCCTTCAGCATGTCATGCTGTTGGGTCCATATGTAGTGGTTCCAAGCCAGCCAATCCTTTTGGGCAAAGCAGGGACAGAGGGCATCTGAATTGCTATGCATGCCTAGACCTATCCTGCATGAAGTCGAGCACAGCGAGTATTTGTGTGAATGAGTCTATTTCACCCCCTCAAGTATCAGGTTTGTCTACCTACCTCCCTGATATATGAAACCAGGTATGGCACCCCTCAAAATATTTAAAACAGTCTAAATAGCCCCTCGAGGTGGTTTGCAATCGGTTTTGTTTACGTGGCGAGTCACATGGGTGCTGACATGGCTGTGACTCAGCATATCAGGTTGATCCCTCTCACTCCATCTCTATTACACTCTGGGCCTACATGTCATATGTCTCACCCTCTTTCAAGCATCTCCGTTCCTCCCAAGCGACAGCAACAGAACATGAGTGCTTGTGTGTCCTCCGCCGTGCACCTCACCTAGTTGCCATGCTCACCAGCTCCGCAGCTCTGGCTAATGTCCTGTaacccctcctctctctcccaaaAAAACAACAGCCAAACCACCACTGCCGAAATCACACATCTTTAAATCCTTGATTAAGAGTATCAAAGGATTATCCATCAAGAAAATGGATACCATTAGGCCATTCTGTAGTCTCGCAATACATGCTGCAGACCAACATGCATGCTGCACTGCTGCAGAATTGAATAGGGGAAAATACTGCTGCCGCCACAGGAGCAAAAggtaggggagagagagggattGTTTGGATAATGCTCAGCGGTCGGCCAAAAACAGTTTTCTCTTCTGATTCCCATCGTGTTCCTCAGGACATGAGCAAGCTCAGTTCATCACTTTGTCTATGATCTCCTGGACGCAGCTAAGTGCAGCGATGACAAGCAGGCATATCGGCACACATCCCTCGCCATGCACTAGATCTGTTCCCGGTGCTGCTGCCTGATCTATGCGTCCTCATCCCGCTGCTTGCATAAGCTGCATCGACAGTGAGTGCATGGCCTGCCACGGCCGCTATCCCCTGCTTGCTGACCGAAAGAGGAGCTGCTTGGTGCCTTGGTTCACACGCACCTGACAACCTGCAGCCTGTGTAGTGTTGCCTGATCCATGTATGGCTGATGGCCTCACCGGCAACATGGTGTCAGCAGCAGCACTTGACTGAGTGTGAAATGAAGAATGAAGAAAGATATGACAGATGGTGCCAAAGTGTCagggagagaagaagagaggctGTCTGACATGACGAATTGTAACCACATCACTGGGCATGTAATTGGCCATGTTGACGAAACCATCTACAAAACCAGTCTGCGGGGTTATTTAAACGGTATTGAAAATCTTAGGGTGTTGATCCCTAAGTAGATGAACCTCGATACTTGAAGGGGTAATTCAAATTTATTCCTATTTGGGCTCCGTGTTGATCCCATCATATAACAATAAAATGATAAGAACAAACTTTCAATTTCAAATAGAGAAACTGAGAATGTTTTAGTGTTACATGGGACAAAGATTTCTGGAGTTCCTCTTTAGTTTATGTTGCTCTTTTAGTTTCACATCTGTGATCTTTGGAGTTCAGTTCTAAAATATTTCATTTGACAATTGACAGGTCCCATGGATTCAAGTAAGTAGATCAAGATCACTAATCTTATCTGTTCAAGTAAAAGCTTTAGCTGCCGCTATTACTATTGGAGTGTACGTTTACCATCTGATCTCGTCATAATGGAAATGTTTGTAAATCTATGTGGATACGGGATCAAATGCTTGAGGGACGATGGAGCTTAAAtccttatttttcttgttgATCAATAGTTATGCTTTTGCTATGGTTCACCTTGAAGTTTTACATCACAAGTGTTGTGCTTGAACAGTTGAACTGCTATGCTTCGTAATTATGTATCAAATTATTATTGTTATTACAACTTCACACGAGACCCTGTCTGAATATAAATATAAGTTCTAAATTTGCTTAGGGAATCAACTTTCACCTGACATTCAGTATGATGTATCAATACACAAATATTGCTGATTTCAAATTATAGCCAAAGTTTGTTTTGACAATGTGTTCACCTTTACTGATAGGCACGCTTGCAAAGTTGCTGATCCAGCTGGGAGTTTGATATATCAAACCACGTATTCTTAGTCAGTGTCATATTAAAGTAGTGGTACATATAACTTTATTCTGTCGTTGCTGTGTTGTTTTgggtttcacactagattgTGACACTTGCTACTCAGATTCCAGAGCCATACAGGGCTTTGTTTGGATACTTTATAATCCCCTGTAATCCATACATATTAGGAGGGATTGGCAGTGAAATTGGTTTATTTTCCACTCCAATCCATATTTATTGAGGGGGAGTGGGTTTTATTCAAACAAAGCCTAAGTAACTAAAAATCAAGTTGAGTCAATACTCTCAGTCCCCCgccaaacaaaaaaagaaatgaatacATGGAGATTACCCTGCTTCATGCTTCAGTGGTTTTTAACTGAAGtttttttatttaccttttcttGCTTGTCGATGGTACTGCATAGCCTTCTTTTTCTTACCTCCAATATAAACTGCTGCTTACTTTTGCTGTCACTTCAGCTATACCTCAACATCTAACAGGAGCACATTTCTTGTCACAGGCTTCTACATTTCGCTCTGTTGGCTTTCAATGCCGCGATGTTGCAGATCTTGTCACGTCTTGAACAGAAAGGGGAGCCAGTCTTTGCTAAAAAAGAGTACGCACGAGCTGTCATTTTGGTGGCCAGTCAGGTCAGTCTTTATCATTACTAAAAGAAACAGAAAGCCTGTAAATGAAACTAATCAAACTCCTGCTGGTGACCATATGGTTGCCTGTCTGGGATGTTTGCGGACCAAAGTGTTGGCAAATGGCAACTGTTATTATCATGCCCTAGATTGCAGTGTTGTGGTGTAAAGTGGGTGGTCTAGAGGGGCCTTCTAACAAATTGAACTTCACACAGAATCCAGACTATTAAAACTACCTTTTGTTTCTTAACTTATCCAAACTCTAAAATTCCTAACTTAATGGGCAAGACATAGCATGATCAAGCAGCAAGCCCTTGGCAAGTGTGGGTGGGTAGGCTTTTGTCAGCTGGGCTTGTCTATGTTGCTTTTTGAAGGGGAAAAAGTAGGGGTGAGGTATTGATGATTAATAACTGATTAGTGTCACActtttattgcaaataaacacATGATTTCATATTTTGTTACAATGAGCACACAATTGCATGCTATTTGAAACAAATCGGAAATATGCCTATATGAAAAAAGAGGAACAGGAAAATTACTTGCTATGTGGACGAGCTAGTGTTGACAGAAACTGGCCTAGTTGGGTAGTTGACATGTTTCCTGTAAATTTTGCTGCGTGCTTCTGTCCATTACTGGGCCAGTTATGGCAATAATGTCTATTGGCATATAGCTGTAACTGGATTAGAAGCATCTTGGAAAACCTGCTTGGAGTGAACACGTTTGAAATGAAGTTATTCCAAAACACCAATAGCTAAAGATGAGATTATTCTGTTCTTGTGACATCAAAATATTTTAACCGGCTTTCTCCTGTAGAAAACACTGCCAGTGTTGATTGCTGTGGTTGATCAGCTTGGAGGAGCCCTGGGGGAATCCGCATTTCTGGTCATCCCTTGTATTGCTGCACACATTAACCAGGTTCGAATTGCAAACACAGTATTGCTTTTTTTTCACTTGCATTCTCTTAGGAGTCATTTCTGATGTCCAAAACACTCTGCAGATCATTATCGATTCTATCATAGTAAATTGGTGGCGCCAGAGGGATCAACAGTTTGCTAATGCAAAGTAACTTCAGAATTCAATTTTGGCATGTAAAACAGAGAATTAATCAGAAATTCGATGTTTATCAAGTGACACCAATGCAAAATGACGTTACATATTCAGTCATTTGGATTGGACGCAGTCATATTGAGATTATTTTACACAGAAATGCTTTCTTGCCTGAAGGAATGACATTATTCTTGCCTCCATGATCTTCAGATTTCTCGCACATGATTTCGAAAGTCATGATGATATTACTGAGGAACGTCTTTATTAGAGCATTTTTGCTTCTCACCTTGGGCAGTTAGCAATAATCTTTCTATGGACGTCCGCGATTTTGGATAGTTGAATTACAAATGAAAACGTTGATTGTACTTGTCCTCCAGGAAGTTCAATACAGGAAGAATTGCTAACTGCAAAGTTGATTTTGTGGAGGCATGCGTTTCAATTTCATCGCATCCTTATGAAAACCGACCTTACTAATTTCTATTTTTCTCATCACCCTCCGAGTGGCCTTTGATGCTCACTCCACCATGCTAACGTTTTCTTTTTGTAGATGTTAATAACCTTCCAGACTGTTATTGCTGGCATTGCATAGACAATGCTGATTAATGCGGTTTTATTGGAATCTGGGAGCCATGACAACTACGGCTGGCCTGTAGAACGGTAATGCTGTTGTGCTTAGAAGGTGACTCGAGCAGATTACAACGGGCTGGTACTCTCTCTTGCAGACTCACGCTTACGTTGCATCTAACCTGCTATTCACTATCACTATCTTCTTCAGTTCATCAAACAGCATTTCATTTCAGAGTGCAGTCTTCTATGCGTGCGGTGATCATAGCATAACGCTGCCCCCTGTACAAGCTCGGGACCAATTGAAATTGAAACCGGCAATCTTGATGGACAGTTTCCATGTCCCTGTTTTTCTGGTCCTACACACCATCAAGCTACATTGGCTCCAGTGCGGCAGTGCCCCCTCTCTTTCGTCGGGCAAAAGGCTTAAGCCGCTGCTGCTTTTGACAAGCTGTGCGGTGTCCTGATTGTTCACCTGGCGTACGTACCATGAGGGACACGGGTCGTGGACGGGACGAGTGCGCTGGTGCGGTGGACACGGACGGATCCGTGGGGCACGCGCCGGGGAGCCGACATCTATGTGCCGCTCTGCTCCAGGCCCTGTTGGAGGAGAAAAAAGGCTCCGGTGCTGGTACTTCCTCCGCAGGGCAACTTGGTACAATTGACACATGGGCTTGTACACACATATGATCATCTCCAAGCTCGTACTGCTGCTTCCTGTGCCGACAGCTGTTCCCCACCTACCCCTCCTCCTGTGCAGACAAAAGTGTTAACTGGAGCAGCGTGCATGGCATATTCTAGGATGATGCATGGCTGATTACTTGGCTACCATGTCAGCATCTGACGGTCGGCACTGTCGACTGAGTCACTGAGTAGAAGGCCTGTGCTTGGGCAACAGGAATACATCAAGCTGATTCAGCTCGGACTCTGAGAGCAGAGTTCCTTTGCAGTGCCGGAACCTTATCCACTGGAGTGGCTGGGAGATAACTTTGAGCTCCCGTTCATGCATCGGAGACGGACGCACGCATGCACCGGGAGGGAGTCCAAGACGTCTGCAGCTGCAATTGACAACGGGTTCCTGGCCTACCTAACTTAAGAACACAGAGAAACACAAAAGGGGAGCAGGCGGATCGCATCCACCTCGTACACACTGATCCGTGTAGATAATTCATGGATCTGCATGTGGCGTGCCCCCGATGCCCTCCCTCCTCGATCGAGGGCCGGCCGATGAGATGATGGGGGGAGGCCGCCGAGACGCCCCCCGGCGTCGACACGTCGGCAGGCTACCGGGTTTCGCGTCTGAGGGATGCCCTGTGCAAGGACCAACTTACGCTATCAAATCCGTCCCATTTGTCCCGCCATGTTTGTTTGGCGGCCAACTTGGCTCCCATCGTCGCTCTGTGCACGCTTCCTCGCCTGCAATGCTCTGTACTTTCCGGTACACACGCCCTCCTGGAGGAAGGTGAGTGCTCTGATACGTCGCCTGCCTCCAGCTTgaccattttttcttcttccttttttttaagcTCATTTACTGCTTGTGTTACAGTAGCTGTAGCTCTGCGTTTAACGATTGGATTACCCTTTCTAGGCCATGCTTGCTTCACTTTTACTCTGTGATGCCCTGGCACTGGAACGGCTTCTCATCTATCAGCCTATCACCATACGAAGAGGATTTGACTGAATTTTATAGACACTGATTACCGGCAATGAAGAGACCGGGCTCAGGTACGGTATTACTGCAACACGCATTTTGTACTTGGGATTTGACGCATGGCTTAGTGTACTTTACTGATATTCTGAATTTTGAGTGTGACTGTAGTACCCGTACCTATTTTGATCTATCGCTGCATTAGATCTTGCGTGCCACAGTTTTTTAAAAGATTTTTTGGAACAGAACAATAGACTAGTGGTGGGAAGGGTGTGTAGCCTTCCTGTCCACCTGAGTTGGCACGGGTGTCAATCTCAACCCAGTGGCCAATCTCAATCCATTGAGGGAGTGACCAACTCGCAGGGCTGGCTCGGTTGCTAATATCTTTCTtccttctactccctccgtcccaaattataggtcgatttaattttttagattcatagatatttgtatgcacctaaatatagtgtatatctagatgcatacaaacatatataaatctagaaaaatcaaaacgatctacaattttttttccccGCAAGAACGACCTACAAATTGAAACACAGGAGTAGTAAACAGCTCGTATTACTGGCCCCGGTTGCTACCATCAATTGATAACTAAGCACTTCTAAATTCTGAAAGAAGAGTGCAGTAGTTGCTTGAGCTTGCCATACAGTTCATACTGTAGCCTATGAATTGCTTTTATTCATATGTGAAAAAAGGTCATCtaattaatatgaattattttCTCGCTTTTCTTTAAAAGAACAACTGAAAAGAGTCATTGACGTGACCCATATCGAGTCTAACATATGCCAAAGCCAAACTGCCGGCTTCTGAGCTAATATCTTGAAACGAATATTTGTTCATAGACATATTCAGAAAAATGCGCTTGTGATCCTAATGGCCGGACGGCATTATAGGTATACATGCTACTGATGTAGCACTGCAAGATCGTGTATATAAAACGACTGAAATGATGTAAAAAAGGAGGTCTAGAATAGATGCTGCCTTCTTGTTTTCAGCTCCATATATTGCACCCCCAGCTGTTGATAGGATTAGCGATATGGCCGGTGAGGGCAACACCAAGGTGTATTTATAAAcagatgtatatatatatgttcacGTCTTGTCACTGAAAAGTGAGATAAAGAGCATAGGAAAAAGTAAACACGATGGCATTACAAAAACAAGCAGCAAACTGTAGTGACAGGATCAAACAAAGTACACTGCAAGCACCAGTGAGGAGCCATATGACAGAATAGTAGGCCAAGGGAATACAAGAGTCATGGCCGTTGCTTTAATTTTCTTCCCTCCCCCTCCACCACTCGACACGTACTCCTACATAGCCATTGCTTGAGCTCTCACACTGTTCCCAGTCAACATTGCAACCCTCCCAATCATATTGTCACCTTCACAAATCAACTAGAATGTGCAGCAAGTACTGGTAGTAGGTTGTAGCTGCTAGCTCATGCTGTCACAAGCAAGCAGCTAATTAGCTACCCTTTCTTATTTGAACAAACATGCAttaagagaaaaaggaagaaaaaaagccTGGCCAGCTAATTTCACTGATTAATAATGGTAGGTTCGTCTGTCCATGCAAGATCAGGTACGTAGGGTCGTTGGTTGGTCTGGCTTCGTACGTTCAGCTTTAGTTTTGGTCAGCGGCtagcgccggcgggcggcggtctCGCGCTGCGCGTTGAAgtagacggcggcgacggggagacCGAGGTCGTTCTCCTCCGCGAATTGGCGGGTGCTGAAGCGGTCCCTCGACGACGGCGGGCTCACTGCCTGCCGGCGGCTCTGCCGGAACAGCACGAATATGAACCTGTGGATGCCAATGTTTGGCCTTGGGTTCTCGTAGCTCACTAGCTCCCTCCCTGCATGTATGCATGGCAAGCTTCAGAAGCAGAACAAATAGAGAGAGGAGTAAAGAGAAGACAAGCAACTGCTGATTAATCTGTAGACATCGACCCTTTTTA contains:
- the LOC101778160 gene encoding probable sodium/metabolite cotransporter BASS4, chloroplastic, which encodes MITHHPSLLRPPILTSRVGVLGRRLTPHAFLSATVASARPSTPPLRLRPVRAAAFGASQVGGDGGKGAVPPPALGAVLLGFARSNFLPLALVAGVILGLLNPTLGCLAHKCSLSKYSTFGIFLISGLTLRTEELGAALEAWPAGLYGIGSILLITPFLAQFIMQVQLLPREFITGLAMFCCMPTTLSSGVTLTQIVGGNSALALAMTVVSNLLGIITVPLSLAKFIGAGAGLSLPTEQLFRSLVTRLLIPLIIGKVARETVKGIADFVDRNKQGFSVASAVLLSLVPWIQVSRSRSLILSVQVKALAAAITIGVLLHFALLAFNAAMLQILSRLEQKGEPVFAKKEYARAVILVASQKTLPVLIAVVDQLGGALGESAFLVIPCIAAHINQIIIDSIIVNWWRQRDQQFANAK